A stretch of the Haloarcula ordinaria genome encodes the following:
- a CDS encoding ubiquitin-like small modifier protein 1 — translation MEWQLFAHLREVAGGATVSVDVGDDATVETALEALLATRPELAEEVLDDDGDLAPHIHVLVDGEDPFADGDGLRTAVGPETDLALFPPVSGG, via the coding sequence ATGGAGTGGCAGCTGTTCGCCCACCTGCGAGAGGTCGCCGGCGGAGCGACGGTCAGCGTCGACGTCGGGGACGACGCCACGGTCGAGACGGCGCTGGAGGCGCTCCTCGCCACTCGGCCGGAACTGGCCGAGGAGGTGCTCGACGACGACGGCGACCTGGCCCCGCACATCCACGTCCTCGTCGACGGCGAAGATCCGTTCGCCGACGGTGACGGCCTCCGGACGGCCGTCGGTCCGGAGACGGACCTCGCGCTGTTCCCGCCGGTCAGCGGCGGCTAG
- a CDS encoding GNAT family N-acetyltransferase: protein MSVRVRQARHDDAADVAAFTADVWPDREMVDYIPDVFDRWVDSDGPAQRTVVAEAADGSVVGLCQGILLSDHEAWLQGMRMDPDHRGGGHGLAMVEDLFDWARDNGATVARNMVFSWNDAGLGQSVAAGFEPTCEFRWAHPEPRDADPSMTVESDPAAAWSYWTRSDARTALSGLALDAERSWALSELTPASLDRLADERAVFAVKGNGTRGMACRVRTTQDSTSDEPLAEYAVGAWADADAAAALFDAIRTDAAAIGVGATRVLIPETPRHVAEAAFVRAGISEWPDFVLTADLTGVE from the coding sequence ATGTCCGTCCGGGTTCGCCAGGCACGCCACGACGACGCCGCCGACGTCGCCGCCTTCACCGCCGACGTCTGGCCGGACCGCGAGATGGTCGACTACATCCCCGACGTGTTCGACCGGTGGGTCGACAGTGACGGCCCGGCACAGCGGACGGTCGTCGCCGAGGCGGCCGACGGGTCGGTCGTCGGCCTTTGCCAGGGCATCCTGCTCTCGGACCACGAGGCGTGGCTCCAGGGGATGCGGATGGACCCCGACCACCGCGGCGGCGGCCACGGCCTGGCGATGGTCGAGGACCTCTTCGACTGGGCGCGAGACAATGGCGCGACGGTGGCCCGGAACATGGTGTTCTCGTGGAACGACGCCGGCCTCGGGCAATCGGTCGCAGCGGGGTTCGAGCCGACCTGCGAGTTCCGGTGGGCCCATCCCGAGCCCCGAGACGCCGACCCGTCGATGACCGTCGAGTCGGACCCGGCCGCGGCCTGGTCGTACTGGACCCGGAGCGACGCCCGAACGGCGCTGTCGGGCCTGGCGCTCGACGCCGAGCGGAGTTGGGCGCTCTCGGAGCTGACGCCCGCGTCGCTCGACCGGCTGGCCGACGAGCGGGCCGTCTTCGCCGTCAAAGGAAACGGGACGCGCGGGATGGCCTGCCGGGTCCGGACGACACAGGACTCGACGAGCGACGAACCGTTAGCCGAGTACGCCGTCGGCGCGTGGGCGGACGCCGACGCTGCCGCGGCGCTGTTCGACGCGATTCGGACCGACGCTGCGGCGATCGGCGTCGGGGCGACACGGGTCTTGATTCCGGAGACGCCGCGGCACGTCGCCGAGGCGGCGTTCGTCCGCGCGGGTATCAGCGAGTGGCCGGACTTCGTCCTGACGGCGGACCTCACCGGCGTCGAGTGA
- the gatD gene encoding Glu-tRNA(Gln) amidotransferase subunit GatD: MNAGDRVRVDRAGQTYEGVLLPSSTPDHLVVKLDGGYNVGIDRTDADVDVLESDVYDVESAQDEQSQSEIAFDDDLPTVSLISTGGTIASTVDYRTGAVTAQFDAEDVLRAVPDLAGMANYRGRVVANILSENMTPAVWQDLAQAIYEEIEAGADGVVVMHGTDTMQFTAAAIAFMLDTPVPIVFTGSQRSADRPSSDNVMNAVSSVEAATSDCAEVLVCMHADESDDRCALHRGTRVRKNHTSRRDAFETVGAKPLGEVDYDVDGENAVSFRREYTERGANDLALASDLATDVELVKFTPGMDTTLLEAAAEGSDGLVIEGTGLGHVNTDWISVIEDLEIPVVMTSQCLEGRVCDRVYDTGRDLLDAGVVEGEDMLPGTAKVKLMWALENSSDVEDTMAESLAGEIQDRSTPWL; this comes from the coding sequence ATGAACGCAGGCGACCGGGTCCGCGTCGACCGCGCGGGCCAGACCTACGAGGGCGTCTTGCTCCCCTCCAGTACGCCCGACCACCTCGTCGTCAAGCTCGACGGCGGGTACAACGTCGGCATCGACCGGACTGACGCCGACGTCGACGTGCTGGAGTCCGACGTCTACGACGTCGAGAGCGCACAGGACGAGCAGAGCCAGTCCGAGATTGCATTCGACGACGACCTCCCGACGGTGTCGCTCATCTCGACCGGCGGGACCATCGCCTCGACCGTCGACTACCGAACCGGTGCCGTCACCGCCCAGTTCGACGCCGAAGACGTCCTGCGAGCGGTGCCGGACCTCGCTGGGATGGCCAACTACCGCGGTCGCGTCGTCGCCAACATCCTCTCGGAGAACATGACACCCGCCGTCTGGCAGGACCTCGCTCAGGCTATCTACGAGGAGATCGAGGCCGGCGCGGACGGCGTCGTCGTCATGCACGGCACCGACACGATGCAGTTCACCGCGGCGGCGATAGCCTTCATGCTCGATACGCCGGTCCCCATCGTCTTCACCGGCTCCCAGCGCTCCGCGGACCGTCCGTCCTCCGATAACGTAATGAACGCCGTGAGTTCCGTCGAGGCGGCTACCAGCGACTGCGCCGAGGTGCTGGTCTGCATGCACGCAGACGAGTCCGACGACCGCTGTGCGCTGCATCGGGGCACCCGCGTCCGCAAGAACCACACCTCCCGCCGGGACGCCTTCGAGACGGTCGGCGCCAAGCCGCTGGGCGAGGTCGACTACGACGTCGACGGCGAGAACGCGGTCTCCTTCCGCCGCGAATACACCGAACGCGGCGCGAACGACCTCGCGCTCGCTTCGGACCTGGCGACCGACGTGGAACTCGTGAAGTTCACGCCGGGGATGGACACGACGCTGCTCGAAGCGGCCGCCGAGGGAAGCGACGGACTCGTCATCGAGGGCACTGGCCTGGGCCACGTCAACACCGACTGGATTTCGGTCATCGAGGACCTCGAGATTCCCGTCGTGATGACCAGCCAGTGTCTCGAGGGCCGCGTCTGTGACCGCGTCTACGACACCGGCCGTGACCTGCTTGATGCTGGTGTCGTCGAGGGTGAGGACATGCTCCCCGGGACCGCGAAGGTGAAACTGATGTGGGCGCTCGAGAACAGCAGCGACGTCGAAGATACGATGGCCGAGTCGCTCGCCGGCGAGATTCAGGACCGTTCGACGCCCTGGCTCTGA
- a CDS encoding ArsR/SmtB family transcription factor: MDSAALLDLLGNANRRRILRLLAHKPCYVTEISEYLSVSPKAVIDHLKKLEDAGLVESRTDDQRRKYFSIARNLRLEVRVSPYEFGTKSAYPASPSFDMSTCRHLTIDVGGSDDGSLKDLTRELQRLEQLANELSLAQRWVQGRVTDVRDRIDENVENGDGRLYAEIVSALANGHRSAEAVAREIEAPPEMVEEALQRLERQDIVERNDDRWELS; this comes from the coding sequence ATGGACTCTGCTGCGTTACTCGACCTCCTGGGAAACGCCAACCGGCGACGGATACTGCGGCTCCTGGCACACAAACCCTGCTACGTGACGGAGATAAGCGAGTACCTCAGCGTCAGTCCGAAGGCGGTCATCGACCATCTCAAGAAACTCGAGGACGCGGGCCTCGTCGAGTCCCGGACCGACGACCAGCGTCGCAAGTACTTCTCTATCGCCCGGAACCTCCGGCTGGAGGTGCGGGTCTCGCCCTACGAGTTCGGGACGAAGAGCGCGTATCCGGCCAGTCCGAGCTTCGACATGTCGACGTGCAGACACCTCACCATCGACGTCGGCGGCTCGGACGACGGCTCACTGAAGGACCTCACGCGGGAACTGCAGCGCCTCGAACAACTGGCCAACGAGCTGTCGCTGGCCCAGCGATGGGTCCAGGGCCGCGTGACCGACGTCCGTGACCGTATCGACGAGAACGTCGAGAACGGCGACGGCCGACTGTACGCCGAAATCGTCAGCGCGCTTGCCAACGGCCACCGGTCGGCCGAGGCCGTCGCGCGGGAGATCGAGGCGCCGCCGGAGATGGTCGAGGAGGCTCTCCAGCGGCTCGAGCGCCAGGACATCGTCGAACGGAACGACGACCGCTGGGAATTGTCATAG
- a CDS encoding DUF1405 domain-containing protein: MEPERGPLPRRYARYYLENTPSLLWLVLVNVVAMLVGMRYYVDTMPDVSTFLWPLYADSPAALFLMTLSLVTLIPFLGRSLDEVPASLPLAYLHTIALVWLVKMGVWTFVALNLGFDAYFPAPWAYFGIIVTHLGFVAEGLLVPHYARTTRGALVTALVLALANDVVDYGFGYFPPLRYEPGAALVVASVSLSVGAVVLAWYLLPRLDQTTR, translated from the coding sequence ATGGAGCCCGAACGGGGGCCGCTCCCGCGCCGGTACGCCCGGTACTACCTGGAGAACACGCCGAGCCTGCTGTGGCTGGTCCTCGTCAACGTCGTCGCGATGCTGGTCGGGATGCGGTACTACGTCGACACCATGCCGGACGTCTCGACGTTCCTCTGGCCGCTGTACGCCGACTCGCCGGCTGCGCTGTTCCTGATGACGCTCTCGCTGGTGACGCTGATTCCGTTCCTCGGCCGGTCGCTGGACGAGGTGCCGGCGTCGCTCCCGCTCGCGTACCTGCACACCATCGCGCTCGTGTGGCTGGTGAAGATGGGGGTGTGGACGTTCGTCGCGCTCAACCTGGGGTTCGACGCCTACTTCCCGGCCCCCTGGGCGTACTTCGGTATCATCGTCACCCACCTCGGGTTCGTCGCGGAGGGACTGTTAGTGCCGCACTACGCCCGGACGACCAGGGGAGCGCTGGTGACCGCCCTCGTCCTCGCGCTCGCGAACGACGTGGTCGACTACGGCTTCGGCTACTTCCCGCCGCTCCGCTACGAACCGGGGGCTGCCCTCGTCGTCGCCTCCGTCTCGCTGTCCGTCGGGGCCGTCGTGCTGGCCTGGTATCTCCTGCCGAGACTCGACCAGACGACTCGATAA
- a CDS encoding DUF5802 family protein, with the protein MFEQFSRGYYLGRLYVEPTDGTAATMCREQHQRVNQQLYATGEGVERTDLPLVMKLGPRHFAVRGNQAVPADTLAIPRDALEEMGVRNPPSLREVFLAKADHAAQLLSVTEGAPTSPERAE; encoded by the coding sequence ATGTTCGAACAGTTCTCCCGTGGATACTACCTCGGTCGGTTGTACGTCGAACCGACCGACGGAACGGCGGCCACGATGTGCCGCGAACAACACCAGCGAGTCAACCAGCAACTGTACGCGACCGGCGAGGGCGTCGAGCGCACAGACCTCCCGCTGGTGATGAAGCTCGGCCCGCGACACTTCGCTGTCCGCGGGAATCAAGCGGTCCCGGCGGACACGCTGGCGATTCCGCGGGATGCCCTCGAGGAGATGGGCGTCCGGAACCCGCCGAGCCTCCGCGAGGTGTTCCTCGCGAAGGCCGACCACGCCGCCCAGTTGCTCTCGGTCACCGAGGGGGCACCGACGTCCCCCGAGCGGGCCGAGTAA
- a CDS encoding Vms1/Ankzf1 family peptidyl-tRNA hydrolase → MLDRLLGRAALKERVESLEDENHHLERQLDAEKERRADATTKRQEAEREVNRLEDRVEELEDRVARLDAREGDRTFRAEEQLRGERLRAVLDRLESFETGPEGVFTAYVAAESDLPDSVRDAFGDRAELVASAAPCLAVTDDTGLLSACLSVPVAPDPYATWADTVRLDRSRFEPTGEHTVALVRSDLFALGEYRGRERTAFHGFDSDLKSQHSKGGFSQARFERLRDQQIDTHLERCRAAIETVAPETLYVVGERSVIHEFTDLATQTRAVDATGDPEPALDDAVRSLWTVRLRVP, encoded by the coding sequence ATGCTGGACCGGTTGCTCGGACGGGCGGCGCTGAAAGAGCGCGTCGAGAGCCTGGAAGACGAGAACCACCACCTCGAACGGCAACTCGACGCCGAGAAAGAGCGCCGGGCCGACGCAACGACGAAGCGCCAGGAGGCAGAGCGCGAGGTCAACCGACTCGAAGACCGGGTCGAGGAGCTGGAGGACCGCGTGGCACGACTCGACGCGCGGGAGGGCGACCGGACGTTCCGCGCCGAGGAGCAGCTCCGCGGCGAGCGCCTCCGCGCGGTGCTCGACCGCCTCGAATCGTTCGAGACGGGGCCGGAGGGGGTGTTCACCGCGTACGTCGCCGCCGAGAGCGACCTGCCGGATTCGGTTCGCGACGCCTTCGGCGACCGGGCAGAACTCGTCGCCAGCGCCGCGCCGTGTCTGGCGGTCACCGACGACACCGGGCTGCTGTCCGCGTGTCTCTCGGTCCCTGTCGCCCCCGACCCCTACGCCACGTGGGCCGACACAGTGCGACTGGACCGCTCGCGATTCGAACCGACCGGGGAACACACCGTCGCGCTGGTGCGCTCGGACCTCTTTGCCCTCGGGGAGTACCGGGGCCGCGAGCGGACCGCGTTCCACGGCTTCGACTCCGACCTGAAGAGCCAGCACTCGAAAGGCGGGTTCTCCCAGGCCCGCTTCGAGCGGCTCCGCGACCAGCAGATAGACACCCACCTCGAGCGGTGTCGCGCCGCCATCGAGACGGTGGCCCCCGAGACGCTGTACGTCGTCGGGGAGCGCTCGGTCATCCACGAGTTCACCGACCTCGCGACACAGACGCGCGCGGTCGACGCGACCGGGGACCCCGAACCGGCGCTCGACGACGCGGTCCGGTCGCTCTGGACGGTCCGCCTGCGCGTGCCCTGA
- a CDS encoding DUF1611 domain-containing protein, translating into MELAVLAHEKFPDGAKTAVGLLRYGDHDVRAVLDRDLAGDRVHDYLPDVQDAPIVASMADAPAVDALLVGISPIGGGFDESWRADVREALERGCDVLSGLHYFLEDDEKFAELAAEHDADLVDLRKPPEDLGVAEGTAGDVDARVVTTVGTDCSTGKMTASYELRDAARERGVDAEVVPTGQTGVAIEGWGIVVDRVIADYAAGAVERLVQTPDDADLLIVEGQGALTHPAYSGVTTSILHGSAPDALVLCHEQDHRVINGYESFAIPPLDECVELYERLAEPVAEASVVAGMLNTRHFDEAAAEDAVATYADAIDVPATDPVRFGVPDDVLDAIL; encoded by the coding sequence ATGGAACTCGCAGTCCTCGCCCACGAGAAGTTCCCCGACGGCGCGAAGACCGCCGTCGGGCTGCTCCGCTACGGTGACCACGACGTCCGTGCCGTCCTCGACCGCGACCTCGCCGGCGACCGCGTCCACGACTACCTGCCCGACGTCCAGGACGCCCCTATCGTCGCGTCGATGGCCGACGCGCCGGCCGTCGACGCCCTGCTGGTCGGTATCTCGCCCATCGGCGGCGGGTTCGACGAGTCCTGGCGGGCCGACGTCCGCGAGGCGCTCGAGCGCGGCTGTGACGTCCTCTCGGGCCTGCACTACTTCCTAGAAGACGACGAGAAGTTCGCCGAACTCGCCGCGGAACACGACGCCGACCTGGTCGACCTCCGGAAACCCCCCGAGGACCTCGGCGTCGCCGAGGGCACCGCCGGCGACGTCGACGCGCGGGTCGTGACCACCGTCGGGACCGATTGCTCGACGGGGAAGATGACCGCCTCCTACGAACTCCGCGACGCCGCCCGCGAGCGGGGCGTCGACGCCGAAGTGGTCCCAACGGGCCAGACCGGCGTCGCCATCGAGGGGTGGGGTATCGTCGTCGACCGCGTCATCGCCGACTACGCGGCCGGGGCCGTCGAGCGCCTCGTCCAGACGCCCGACGACGCCGACCTGCTCATCGTCGAGGGGCAGGGTGCGCTCACGCACCCGGCGTACTCCGGTGTGACGACCAGCATCCTCCACGGGTCGGCCCCCGACGCCCTGGTCCTGTGTCACGAGCAGGACCACCGAGTCATCAACGGCTACGAGTCGTTCGCTATCCCGCCGCTGGACGAGTGCGTCGAGCTCTACGAACGCCTCGCCGAACCGGTCGCCGAGGCGTCCGTGGTCGCCGGGATGCTGAACACGCGCCATTTCGACGAGGCGGCCGCCGAGGACGCCGTCGCGACCTACGCCGACGCCATCGACGTGCCGGCGACCGACCCCGTCCGCTTCGGCGTCCCCGACGACGTGCTGGACGCTATCCTATGA
- a CDS encoding dipeptide epimerase, producing MNGTAERVDLPIADPFGIARGTTRTSESVVVELAHEGTTGVGAVTPSAYYDETADSVATTLPGLLDIVESIGDPHAGQRIERRLRAHAPDQPAARSAVSIALADLSARTLGVPLYQQWGLDPDAVPPTTYTVGIDTPEEMARKAESAVEAGFSHLKVKLGTEDDEGRLNAVRQAAPDAELRVDANAAWTPDDAVDALDWLEAAGVTMLEQPVAADDLDGLRAVTEATSIPVAADESCVTPSDVPRVADACDVVNAKLVKCGGVRAARRLFHAADAHDLSTMLGCMVESNASIAAAVHLASLVDYVDLDGALLLAEDPYEGVALDGEVFDLHSVEAGTGARRADGTE from the coding sequence ATGAACGGGACCGCAGAGCGGGTCGACCTCCCTATCGCCGACCCCTTTGGCATCGCCCGTGGGACCACCCGGACCAGCGAGTCAGTGGTCGTCGAGCTCGCCCACGAGGGAACGACCGGCGTCGGCGCCGTCACGCCCTCGGCGTACTACGACGAGACGGCCGACAGCGTCGCGACGACGCTCCCCGGCCTGCTCGATATCGTCGAGTCGATTGGCGACCCACACGCTGGGCAGCGCATCGAGCGGCGACTCCGCGCTCACGCGCCCGACCAGCCGGCGGCCCGCAGCGCCGTCTCCATCGCGCTGGCCGACCTGTCGGCCCGCACGCTCGGCGTGCCTCTCTACCAGCAGTGGGGGCTGGACCCCGACGCGGTCCCGCCGACGACCTACACCGTCGGCATCGATACCCCCGAGGAGATGGCCCGGAAAGCCGAATCGGCCGTCGAGGCGGGCTTTTCGCATCTGAAGGTGAAACTCGGGACCGAGGACGACGAGGGACGCCTCAACGCTGTTCGACAGGCAGCCCCCGACGCCGAACTCAGGGTCGACGCGAACGCGGCCTGGACTCCCGACGACGCCGTCGACGCCCTCGACTGGCTGGAAGCCGCGGGCGTGACGATGCTCGAACAGCCGGTCGCAGCCGACGACCTGGACGGACTCCGGGCCGTGACAGAGGCCACCTCCATTCCAGTGGCGGCCGACGAGTCGTGTGTCACCCCGAGCGACGTCCCGCGGGTGGCCGACGCCTGCGACGTCGTGAACGCGAAACTTGTCAAGTGCGGCGGCGTCCGGGCCGCGAGGCGGCTCTTCCACGCGGCCGACGCCCACGACCTCTCGACGATGCTCGGCTGCATGGTCGAGTCGAACGCCTCTATCGCGGCCGCCGTCCACCTCGCGTCGCTGGTCGACTACGTCGACCTGGACGGCGCGCTGTTGCTGGCCGAGGACCCCTACGAGGGCGTCGCGCTCGACGGCGAGGTGTTCGACCTCCACTCCGTCGAGGCGGGGACCGGCGCACGGCGGGCCGACGGAACCGAGTAG
- a CDS encoding redoxin domain-containing protein: MVSTGDEAPTFSATVANGEVEAFDLDDELGDGPVVLAFFPGAFTPPCSNEMVALQDHLEDFEETGATIYGISADSAFSQNAFRDEHDLEFSLVSDMDRDAIEAYDQRIDIDELGLLGVANRSVFVVDDDGEVRYSWVADDPTNEPDYAELVEAAASA; encoded by the coding sequence ATGGTCTCAACTGGTGACGAAGCCCCGACGTTCTCCGCGACAGTAGCGAACGGCGAAGTCGAAGCGTTCGACCTCGACGACGAACTGGGCGACGGCCCGGTCGTCCTCGCGTTCTTCCCCGGCGCGTTCACGCCGCCGTGCTCGAACGAGATGGTCGCCCTGCAGGACCACCTGGAGGACTTCGAGGAGACCGGCGCGACGATCTACGGTATCAGCGCCGACTCGGCGTTCTCACAGAACGCCTTCCGCGACGAGCACGACCTCGAGTTCAGCCTCGTCAGCGACATGGACCGCGACGCCATCGAGGCCTACGACCAGCGCATCGACATCGACGAGCTCGGCCTGCTGGGCGTCGCGAACCGCTCGGTGTTCGTCGTCGACGACGACGGCGAGGTACGTTACAGCTGGGTCGCCGACGACCCGACGAACGAACCCGACTACGCGGAACTGGTCGAGGCCGCCGCGAGCGCCTGA
- a CDS encoding gamma carbonic anhydrase family protein: protein MDSREYEFEGDSPEIHGYAHVSRESTVVGDVTVGANANVWPGAVLRGDVGPVEVGRQTAIGDGAILHASTVGEKVMVGHGAVLNDAEVRDGALVGFNSTVSEAVIGERSIVAMGTVVPPGYEVPAESFVRGSPATVTPLDETNIDPDEVFEAFSSGDYANLAARHGDLFE from the coding sequence ATGGACAGCCGTGAGTACGAGTTCGAGGGAGACTCGCCGGAGATACACGGATACGCACACGTCAGCCGCGAGTCGACGGTGGTCGGTGACGTGACGGTCGGCGCCAACGCGAACGTCTGGCCGGGGGCGGTCCTGCGGGGCGACGTCGGGCCGGTCGAGGTCGGTCGACAGACCGCCATCGGCGACGGGGCCATCCTCCACGCCTCGACGGTCGGCGAGAAGGTGATGGTGGGGCACGGGGCCGTCCTCAACGACGCCGAGGTCCGCGACGGCGCGCTCGTGGGCTTCAACTCCACCGTCAGCGAGGCGGTCATCGGGGAGCGCTCCATCGTCGCGATGGGCACCGTGGTCCCGCCGGGATACGAGGTGCCGGCGGAGTCCTTCGTCCGGGGGAGCCCGGCGACGGTCACCCCGCTCGACGAGACGAACATCGACCCCGACGAGGTGTTCGAGGCGTTCTCGTCGGGCGACTACGCCAACCTCGCCGCCCGGCACGGGGACCTCTTCGAGTGA